In one Massilia endophytica genomic region, the following are encoded:
- the ttcA gene encoding tRNA 2-thiocytidine(32) synthetase TtcA → MNAVIDKAAEKQAFENNKLHKRLCRLVGQAIGDFNMIEEGDKVMVCLSGGKDSYALLDILMTLRERAPINFEIVAVNLDQKQPNFPADVLPAYLEKLGVPYHIENQDTYSIVKRLIPEGKTTCSLCSRLRRGILYRVADELGATKIALGHHRDDILETFFLNMFFGGKIKGMPAKLQSDDGKHVVIRPLAYVKEEDTERYAEVKGFPIIPCDLCGSQENLQRKQIKAMLREWEKKHPGRVENTFSALSTVVPSHLMDRELFGFADLKADGVASPLGDIAFDEEPCAPPAQTVTLNLHRD, encoded by the coding sequence ATGAATGCCGTAATCGACAAGGCCGCCGAGAAGCAGGCCTTTGAAAACAACAAGCTGCACAAGCGCCTGTGCCGCCTGGTGGGCCAGGCCATTGGCGATTTCAACATGATCGAGGAAGGCGACAAGGTCATGGTCTGCCTCTCCGGCGGCAAGGACAGCTACGCCCTGCTCGATATCCTGATGACGCTGCGCGAGCGCGCGCCCATCAACTTCGAGATCGTGGCCGTGAACCTGGACCAGAAGCAGCCCAACTTCCCGGCCGATGTGCTGCCAGCCTACCTGGAGAAGCTGGGCGTGCCCTATCACATCGAGAACCAGGACACCTACAGCATCGTCAAGCGCCTGATCCCGGAAGGGAAGACCACCTGCTCCCTGTGCTCGCGCCTGCGCCGCGGCATCCTGTACCGCGTGGCCGACGAACTGGGCGCGACCAAGATCGCCCTGGGCCACCACCGCGACGACATCCTCGAGACCTTCTTCCTCAACATGTTCTTCGGCGGGAAGATCAAGGGCATGCCCGCCAAGCTGCAGTCGGACGACGGCAAACACGTGGTGATCCGCCCCCTGGCCTATGTGAAGGAAGAGGACACGGAGCGCTACGCGGAAGTGAAGGGCTTCCCCATCATCCCCTGCGACCTGTGCGGCTCGCAGGAGAACCTGCAGCGCAAGCAGATCAAGGCCATGCTGCGCGAATGGGAGAAGAAGCACCCGGGCCGCGTGGAGAATACCTTCTCCGCCCTCTCCACCGTGGTGCCCTCGCACCTGATGGACCGCGAGCTGTTCGGCTTTGCGGACCTGAAGGCGGACGGCGTCGCCAGCCCGCTAGGCGACATCGCGTTCGACGAGGAGCCTTGCGCCCCGCCCGCGCAGACGGTCACGCTGAACCTGCACCGCGACTAA
- a CDS encoding SDR family oxidoreductase, translating into MTSTPHIPQAAGERAPVALVTGAGRRLGRAIALGMARAGWDIALHYRSAQQEAQQAAEEIRALGRRAVTLHAELSDEAMVRGLLPAAVKELGAVDCVVNNASLFDYDGAADFSMARLDAHMRCNVGAPLLLAQALHAATPEGGQAVVVNLLDQKLYNLNPDFLSYTLSKAALDTATTMLAQALAPKLRVVGVAPGITLVSGDQSEQGFAKAHTRTPLGRSSTPEDIVQAVLYAATARAVTGTTLLVDGGQHLQASPRDVMFLTQ; encoded by the coding sequence GGCCGCGCCATCGCCCTCGGCATGGCGCGCGCAGGCTGGGATATCGCCCTGCACTACCGCAGCGCGCAGCAGGAAGCGCAGCAGGCGGCCGAAGAGATCCGCGCCCTCGGGCGGCGCGCCGTGACGCTGCATGCGGAACTGTCCGACGAAGCCATGGTGCGCGGCCTGCTGCCCGCCGCCGTGAAGGAGCTGGGCGCGGTGGACTGCGTCGTGAACAACGCCTCCCTGTTCGACTACGACGGCGCAGCGGATTTTTCCATGGCCCGCCTGGACGCCCACATGCGCTGCAACGTGGGCGCGCCACTGCTGCTGGCCCAGGCCCTGCACGCGGCCACACCGGAGGGCGGGCAGGCGGTGGTGGTGAACCTGCTGGACCAGAAGCTGTACAATCTCAATCCCGATTTTCTCTCGTACACCCTGTCGAAAGCGGCGCTGGACACGGCCACCACCATGCTGGCCCAGGCCCTCGCGCCAAAGCTCAGGGTAGTGGGCGTGGCGCCGGGCATTACGCTGGTGTCCGGCGACCAGAGCGAGCAAGGCTTCGCCAAGGCGCACACGCGCACCCCACTGGGCCGCTCCAGCACTCCCGAGGATATCGTGCAGGCGGTGCTGTATGCCGCCACGGCGCGCGCCGTCACCGGCACCACCTTGCTGGTCGATGGCGGCCAGCACCTGCAGGCATCGCCGCGCGACGTGATGTTCCTCACCCAATAA
- a CDS encoding dihydroneopterin aldolase has translation MLSALLHPRLQDCRRLFLRDYEVQINIGVHDFEKKGEQRVLINVDLYIPLAVSTPNADELHEVVDYDFMRETIARRMALGHVHLQETLCDDVVKSMLSHPLVRAARVSTMKPDVYPDCEGVGVEVFRIKDEA, from the coding sequence ATGCTGTCCGCCCTGCTCCACCCCCGCCTGCAAGACTGCCGCCGGCTCTTCCTGCGCGACTACGAAGTACAAATCAATATCGGCGTGCACGACTTCGAGAAGAAGGGTGAGCAGCGCGTGCTGATCAATGTGGACCTGTACATTCCGCTGGCCGTCTCCACGCCGAACGCGGACGAACTGCACGAAGTGGTGGACTACGACTTCATGCGCGAGACCATCGCGCGGCGCATGGCGCTGGGCCATGTGCACCTGCAGGAGACGCTGTGCGACGACGTGGTGAAGTCCATGCTCTCCCACCCGCTGGTGCGCGCCGCGCGCGTGTCGACCATGAAGCCCGATGTCTATCCCGACTGCGAAGGCGTGGGCGTTGAAGTATTCCGCATCAAGGACGAAGCATGA
- a CDS encoding M14 family metallopeptidase translates to MIRPALLLALLSALPLSHAAPVLSTVSEQSGFQATGRYEEVVKLCAAFQKAYPKAVRCFEFGRTPEGRPMLALAVSRTGALTAEQAKQRKLPVLLVQGGIHAGEIDGKDAGFLALREALEGKAAPGALDKQVLLFVPVFNVDGHERFGKWNRPNQRGPVEMGWRVTSQNLNLNRDYVKADAPEMQAMLALVNQWDPLAYIDLHVTDGAKFQPDVSIQVEPVHGGDEALKAAGLALRENVMADLRKQGSDPKHFYISFAKTDDPQSGFVDEMSTPRFSTGYFQLRNRFAMLVETHSWKDYPTRVRITRNTIVSLLDQVAQHGAEWSKLAREADARSAAMAGKDFPLSYRTTDRTQMIGFAGYEYTRTPSDISGALWTRYDESKPQLWTVPLRDEVVPDFQVKAPEGGYIVPAAYAAAVGEKLKQHGVSFRTLQSAPGRIEVETFRAEKSRLTPASFEGRQMISVEGAWKAEQREFGKGALFVPIAQPKARLVMTMLEPRGADSLLAWGMFNNAFERKEYMEEYVAEEVAREQLAADPSLAAAFKARLDSDPAFAKSARARLEFFARRHDSWDERFQLYPVVRTALTNLR, encoded by the coding sequence ATGATCCGTCCTGCCCTCCTGCTTGCCCTGCTGTCCGCCCTGCCGCTGTCCCATGCCGCGCCTGTCCTGAGCACCGTTTCCGAGCAATCCGGCTTCCAGGCCACCGGCCGCTACGAGGAAGTCGTGAAGCTGTGCGCCGCCTTCCAGAAGGCGTATCCGAAAGCCGTGCGCTGCTTCGAATTCGGCCGCACGCCGGAAGGGCGTCCCATGCTGGCGCTGGCCGTGTCGCGCACCGGCGCGCTGACGGCGGAACAGGCGAAGCAGCGCAAGCTGCCCGTCCTGCTGGTGCAGGGCGGCATTCACGCGGGCGAGATCGACGGCAAGGACGCCGGTTTCCTGGCCCTGCGCGAGGCGCTGGAGGGCAAGGCGGCGCCGGGTGCGCTGGACAAGCAGGTGCTGCTCTTCGTCCCCGTCTTCAATGTCGACGGCCATGAGCGCTTCGGCAAGTGGAACCGCCCCAACCAGCGCGGACCGGTGGAGATGGGCTGGCGCGTCACCTCCCAGAACCTGAACCTGAACCGCGACTATGTGAAGGCGGACGCGCCCGAGATGCAGGCCATGCTGGCGCTGGTCAACCAGTGGGACCCGCTGGCCTATATCGACCTGCACGTGACGGATGGCGCGAAGTTCCAGCCGGACGTGTCGATCCAGGTCGAGCCGGTGCACGGCGGCGACGAAGCGCTGAAGGCGGCGGGCCTGGCCCTGCGCGAGAACGTGATGGCCGACCTGCGCAAGCAGGGCTCCGACCCCAAGCACTTCTACATCTCCTTTGCCAAAACCGACGATCCGCAATCCGGCTTCGTGGACGAGATGTCCACGCCGCGCTTCTCGACCGGCTACTTCCAGCTGCGCAACCGCTTCGCCATGCTGGTGGAAACCCATTCGTGGAAGGACTACCCGACCCGCGTGCGCATCACGCGCAACACCATCGTGTCCCTGCTGGACCAGGTGGCGCAGCATGGCGCCGAGTGGTCGAAGCTGGCGCGCGAGGCGGATGCGCGCTCGGCTGCCATGGCCGGCAAGGACTTCCCGCTCAGCTACCGCACCACGGACAGGACGCAGATGATCGGGTTCGCGGGCTATGAATACACCCGCACGCCGTCCGACATCTCGGGCGCCCTGTGGACGCGCTACGACGAGAGCAAGCCGCAGCTGTGGACCGTGCCGCTGCGCGACGAGGTGGTGCCGGACTTCCAGGTCAAGGCCCCGGAGGGCGGCTACATCGTGCCCGCAGCGTATGCCGCCGCCGTTGGCGAGAAGCTGAAGCAGCATGGCGTGAGCTTCCGCACCCTGCAGTCGGCTCCCGGCCGCATCGAGGTGGAGACCTTCCGCGCCGAGAAGTCGCGCCTGACGCCAGCCTCCTTCGAAGGGCGCCAGATGATTTCGGTGGAAGGCGCATGGAAGGCCGAGCAGCGCGAGTTCGGCAAGGGCGCCCTCTTCGTGCCGATCGCCCAGCCGAAGGCGCGCCTGGTGATGACGATGCTGGAGCCGCGCGGCGCCGATTCGCTGCTGGCCTGGGGCATGTTCAACAACGCCTTCGAGCGCAAGGAATACATGGAGGAGTATGTGGCAGAGGAGGTGGCGCGCGAGCAGCTGGCGGCCGATCCCTCCCTCGCCGCCGCCTTCAAGGCAAGGCTCGACAGCGACCCCGCCTTTGCGAAGAGCGCCCGCGCGCGCCTGGAATTCTTCGCCCGCCGCCACGACTCCTGGGACGAGCGCTTCCAGCTCTATCCCGTGGTGCGCACGGCGCTTACAAATCTGCGCTGA
- a CDS encoding helix-turn-helix transcriptional regulator, whose protein sequence is MDLSQQRFESIIERIYATLDNADGWRAVLEDINDAFGTRAVHMLAFDGSNGALSYSEGADMAPQIDMEYIQKFQFADPRVQLLREQKESEWVHCHEWFDDAFVASSPFYQEFLIPHGARYLSACKLVQNERATILLAWLCRPEDGPLSAEALAFAERLRPHLSRACRVGLDHFVYSAQALVGNALVNKLHQPVVLLTMSGEVVQANQAADSLFRRTPLVQVSNGRLVLPERYREMFAAHCAQLENEVRFGSAEAPTANLQSLRIESEKGTAPDMVYAFFSMLLPERVMGSFGLRPLVMLFLYHPGSAQVIDSSLLTAAFGLSHAECRIATMLADGMQLKTIADTLGVQYDTVRKQLLSIFQKTSTNRQPELVRLLLHMPAATVQRAQALSADL, encoded by the coding sequence GTGGACCTGTCGCAGCAACGCTTCGAATCGATCATCGAGCGCATTTATGCGACGCTGGATAATGCGGACGGCTGGCGCGCCGTCCTTGAAGACATCAACGATGCCTTCGGCACGCGCGCGGTGCACATGCTTGCCTTCGACGGCAGCAACGGCGCCCTCTCCTACAGCGAGGGCGCGGACATGGCGCCGCAGATCGACATGGAATATATCCAGAAATTCCAGTTCGCCGATCCGCGCGTGCAGCTCCTGCGCGAGCAGAAGGAAAGCGAGTGGGTGCACTGCCACGAGTGGTTCGACGACGCCTTCGTCGCGAGCAGCCCCTTCTACCAGGAATTCCTGATCCCGCACGGCGCGCGCTACCTCTCCGCCTGCAAGCTCGTTCAGAACGAACGCGCCACCATCCTGCTCGCCTGGCTGTGCCGCCCGGAGGACGGCCCCCTGTCAGCCGAGGCCCTGGCTTTCGCGGAACGGCTGCGCCCTCACCTGAGCCGCGCCTGCCGCGTGGGCCTCGATCATTTCGTGTACTCGGCCCAGGCCCTGGTGGGCAACGCCCTGGTGAACAAGCTGCACCAGCCCGTGGTGCTGCTCACCATGAGCGGCGAAGTGGTGCAGGCCAACCAGGCTGCCGACAGCCTGTTCCGGCGCACGCCCCTGGTGCAGGTGTCGAACGGACGCCTCGTTCTGCCGGAACGCTACCGGGAAATGTTCGCTGCGCATTGCGCGCAGCTCGAAAACGAGGTGCGCTTCGGCAGCGCGGAGGCGCCCACGGCCAATCTCCAGTCCCTGCGCATCGAGAGCGAGAAGGGTACGGCGCCGGACATGGTCTACGCCTTCTTCTCCATGCTGCTGCCGGAACGCGTGATGGGCTCCTTCGGGCTGCGTCCCCTGGTCATGCTTTTCCTCTATCACCCGGGTTCCGCCCAGGTGATCGATTCCAGCCTGCTGACCGCGGCCTTCGGCCTCTCTCATGCCGAATGCCGCATCGCCACCATGCTGGCCGACGGCATGCAGCTGAAGACCATTGCGGACACGCTGGGCGTGCAGTACGACACCGTGCGCAAGCAGCTGCTGTCGATCTTCCAGAAGACCTCCACCAACCGCCAGCCGGAGCTGGTGCGCCTGCTGCTGCACATGCCTGCGGCAACCGTGCAGCGCGCGCAGGCGCTCAGCGCAGATTTGTAA